One Argentina anserina chromosome 6, drPotAnse1.1, whole genome shotgun sequence genomic window, TCCCACTTCTAGTTTCACTATGGCCTCAAGGCTAGGCATTCAGGCCACCGGATTGAGGTGGCACAAGAAATCTATGTTGCCGGATCTGGTCGAAACCACCTAGGGAGGGGAAAGACATTTGGGTTACGTGCATGGACCTTAACTTGAGGACAGCAGCACCATCCCTAATAATTAGAAATGATTTCAACCACAACCTTAACTTTAAGCCTTTTGTTATAAGAAAGTACTATGTATGCCTTTGTGTGCCTTGTTTCCAATCCTCATAGGAAGAGGCTCGTCACTTTTCTACTTACCATAATAtattatgtgatttttttatataaataagcTCCAAACTATGAAGAATGTGCGCTCTCTTACAACACTTTGTAGACAATTATCGGTCGGCCGGAGCAGGTGACACCTCAATTGTTACCGTTGCTTTGTCCGAAAAATAGTTTAGTGCGGCTCTTGGCTTTTCCGGTCCCGCACTAACCCCGCCGTAATATTTCAAATACAAATTTCCTTTCTTGCTTTCCCCCAACGGCTACTTAGACACACAACACAACACAACACACACCTTCCCAAAAACCCAACCTCTCTCTCCATCTCTAACCCAAAACCGAAACTCAACACAACACCCTCAACTCTCTCATGGACTCGGCAGCTTCATCTCCTCCCTATCGCCACCACTCCCGCTCGGAGCCACCTTCCCGGACCAAATCGGCGTCAAGGCTGGCCCAAGCCGAGAAGGTCCCTCATCTCTCTCTGGGTCTAATCCAATCACCCTCACCCCCCTCTCGCAAATCTTCTTCTCTCCCTCTTCATGAGCTTCTGCTTCTCTCCCCTTCCCCGAACCCAAGAAGGTCCAAGACCCGTCTCGCCGACCGGTTTGACATGCCGGACGAGCCCGCGGCGGAACCTGCCGGCCCACGACGGAGGTGCAAGAGCAGAGCCTCCCAGATGGGCTCTCTGGGCTGTGCATCGCCCAGGATCACCAGAAGGTCAAGGAGGAGGTCGGAGGTTGAGATTCGAGAAGATAAGGATTTGGGTTTGGGTGAAGAGGTTGTGAAGCCTGTGAGGAAGAGAAGGTCCAAGAAAGACAAGCTCAGCTTGGTTCTTAGTGTTCCTTCTCCAACTTTGTCTACAAgttagtttttcttttcttgagtCTTTTAAGTCTTTTTCGATTTCttggtgtgttttttttttatgatatgtgttttgtgttgatagtggatgatgaggatggAAGTAGTCTGGAGCGAATTGGGCTGCTGTTGAATGATTTGATTATGTGGAGAGATGTAGCAAGATCAACCCTTTGGTTTGGTTTAggctctctcttcttcttgtcttcttGCTTTACCAAAGGAGTCAACGTTAGGTAATTACTCCTCCACATTTACCTCACTGTTTTCTTGTTTGGAATTCCAAACCTGTAACTTCATTCATGGTTGTTTGCAGCGTTTTCTCAGCGATTTCCCAACTAGCACTTCTGTTCTTGGGTGCTTCGTTTGTCTCGAATTCAATCTCCCAAAGGTACAATGACTTCCACCTCACTTATGTAGTCATGTATCACTTTGGCTGCTAATATATTTGTGTTGAAGTAATGTTCACTGATATTCTTGTTTATATGCACAGAAATAGTAATGAAAAGAAGCGTAATTACTTGCTTAAGGAAAATGATATCGTTGGTGTGGCCAAAATGATACTACCTGCTGTAAATCTTGCAATAGCAAGTACAAGGAAGCTATTCTCAGGAGAGCCATCAATGACTCTCAAGGTAAACACAAATCaaaatttgaatatttgattgttcATACAATTAAGAGTTTAAGGGAGTGTTTGACATTTGCAATTCAATTTTCTGCATACAGGTAGCTCCATTCTTTCTTCTAGGAGCAGAATATGGGCATCATATAACATTGTGGAGGCTCTCTATGCTTGGTGTGAATGTGATTATTTGTTAATTTAGTCCATTGTGAAGGGTTTTTATACGAGtgtatataattttgttcTAACTATTGATATCATATTCTACGTAGCCTTTTTTATCAGCTTCACAATCCCAAGGCTGTACTCATGCTACTCCATTCAAATGAACCAAAGAGGTAACCAACTACATCTATATGTACTTGAGTTTTTGTGGACTCTCTTTATGTTTATGTGACATTGACTAAAGTGTAAATTGAATGTGTAGCTGAATGCTTGAAATGGTGGGTGTTGGAAGCATGGGGAGCATGCTCTCACAAAAAGATTGTAGCAGCATCAGCAATCACAGCATTCTGGAATCTGTCTACGGTTAAAACCCGTATATTCACTGGTAGGTTCATATATTGCTGAATAGTTTCGTCTGTGGAACAACAAATGTGGAAATTGTAGGTTTAAAAAAGAAAGTTGCTactatttaaaattttcagtttttgtgACGCTTCAAAATCTTTTTAATGGCTTGCTAATTCGTAATGATTGCAATAAGTCAATCCCTTGTTTAAATCATCTGGTATAAGACTTAATGTTAGGCTTCTATTGTATCTCCAGAAGAAACAGGCATTGCCTATGTTTAAAGACTGATACTGTTATACACTTATACTGTGACTATTATTGATCTTATGTGAGATTTCTACCTATTTCCTTTGCAGCATTCATATCCATTGTAATTCTTCGTTACTGCCGACAACACATGGTGCAAGTTagggaagaagatgaagaagcaaAACAGGAGGAGAAGCAGCAGGACATAGTGATGGCAGAAGCAGAAGGTGAGGAGCAGCAGGAGCAGGCATTAGTAGTGGCCGAAGTGGGCAAGCAATGATATATAGTCCAATAGTCACC contains:
- the LOC126799404 gene encoding reticulon-like protein B17; translation: MDSAASSPPYRHHSRSEPPSRTKSASRLAQAEKVPHLSLGLIQSPSPPSRKSSSLPLHELLLLSPSPNPRRSKTRLADRFDMPDEPAAEPAGPRRRCKSRASQMGSLGCASPRITRRSRRRSEVEIREDKDLGLGEEVVKPVRKRRSKKDKLSLVLSVPSPTLSTMDDEDGSSLERIGLLLNDLIMWRDVARSTLWFGLGSLFFLSSCFTKGVNVSVFSAISQLALLFLGASFVSNSISQRNSNEKKRNYLLKENDIVGVAKMILPAVNLAIASTRKLFSGEPSMTLKVAPFFLLGAEYGHHITLWRLSMLAFFISFTIPRLYSCYSIQMNQRAECLKWWVLEAWGACSHKKIVAASAITAFWNLSTVKTRIFTAFISIVILRYCRQHMVQVREEDEEAKQEEKQQDIVMAEAEGEEQQEQALVVAEVGKQ